The nucleotide window ggcacatggccttcttggatataggagcaaccaccaccgactagacaaaaccttttaaggaaagctaatatttaatttcctaaaataactttaggtcaaccgaaaagaacaatcaaatcacaaggaaaagaaaaagaaaagaacactatatcgaaaacaaattcgaaacactagaatcgtatgcctcttgtatttagtattatttccaaaaataactagtatgatgcggaaagaaaaattactagttataccttttagaaaacctcttgatcttctaccgtattcctcttctaacctcggacgttgtgtgagcaacgatcttccgagatgagaaccaccaagcaccttcttcttccttacaagtttcggccatcaaaacttctcctaggatgaagaggttcggccaccaccatcatgctccaagggatgctagaaaagaggcttcttttctctccttcttctccttcttagatccggccaccaaagctatctccaccatgagaaggtttcggccaaacaaaggagaggagaggaaagaaagggccggccacacccaaggagaaaagagaggaaaaatagaatagagttcttctccttgaagcctcctctaccccctcttttataatccttggtcttggcaaataaggaaaatttaataaaaacttccttaattcttttgccattgaaaaggaaaatttatttaattaaaataattttctcttttcaaattataatggccggccactcttctccccaaaacaatgagagttttaattaaaacaaaaattaaaacttcctaatttgtttctagaaatttataaaaatttctctaataattttaatcccttcatgattggttaataaaaagaaattttataaattaaaatatttcttttaaacatgtggataatttccaaaaaggaaagttatctctaaaaattaaaatctcctttcaatctacaaataaggaaagatattaaatcttttcttaatcttttgtagaaactaataaaagagaatttttaatttttaaactttcttttaaatcatgaatataattaaaaggaaagtttttaccaaaattaaaatcaaccttttaatctacaaataaggaaagagattttaactcttctcttaatcttttgtagaatcttataaaaggaaagatttaaatttttaaactctcttttaaattatattatccacataagaaaaattttaaaattaaaattcctttttattttaatagggacggccacatgaattcacccatgaacatacctatggccggccctagcttggtctccaagctagcttggccggcccttataggatgggtaagaaggtgggtataggtgggtatagtactttataattaagaggctacgatagggaccgagaggaggaattagttttgatctcccgataaaattaagcatcccgtgctcgccccgaacacacaacttaattttatcaataataattcattccactagagaactattattgaactaccgcaccaatcccaaattacgttttggactccttcttattatgagtgtgttagtctccctgtatttaagataacaaatgttcactaattaagtaagttactgacaactcatttaattaatatctagctccaagagtagtaccactcaacttcatcgtcatgtcggactaagtccacctgcagggtttaacatgacaatccttatgagctcctcttggggacattctcaacctagattactaggacacagtttccttctataatcaacaacacacactataagtgatatcatttcccaacttatcgagcttattgattcatcgaactaaatctcacccattgataaattaaagaaataaatatcaaatatatgtgcttgttattatattaggattaagagcacacacttccataataaccgaagtctttgtttctttataaagtcagtataaaagaaacgacctcaaatggtcctactcaatacactctaagtgtactagtgtaattatatagttaagataaactaacacctaatttccctacgaccttccaatggtttgttcctttccatcatggtcgtgagccactgtttataatttataaggaaccgataacatgatcttctgtgtgtgacaccacacaccatgttatctacaatataaattaattgagcaactacatttatcataaatgtagacatttgaccaatgtgattcttatttctagataaatgttcataccaaaagctaggcttttagtatacactctaacaatctcccacttatactaaaagactaagctgtcatatatgctgccatacaccaggcctttcaaaaagctcttgccttaaggaccttaggttatcatctgatgcaatctaggcggcaacaacttctcctcgttatataatttcttgtattgggtagtacttgcgctctattgtgttttcttgccttatagactcatggtttcttcgagtttgttactgcaccattattattacaataaattgtaataatctttggacaaactagaaatcatatctaagtatatcttgaggtaattaagtcattcagcttttatgactacctcagaggcttgccatatactcagcttctatggtggagtccagaaaaaacacctatgcttatcactcttccatagttatgacttttcctcctaaagtaaacacaaaaccccgaggtcgacttattattgtccctatccgattggaagtcaaaatccgtgtaacccacagggaccaaattaactgccttgtaagctagcatataatctctagcgcttctaaggtactttaatatatgctttactgcagtccaatgtccttgtctagggttactttgatatttgctaactatgcccttggtaaaacatatttctgatctcgtgcatagcatacattaggcttccgatagccgaagcataaagaactacctttatttcctttatctcctttgatgtctacagagacatatatttagataaagttactccatcctaaaaagtaagaaacctttcttggagttttgcatgcttaaaacgagcaaggatttttccgatgtatgaagcttggaataagtaaaatattcttttcttgcgatcccttattactttgatctcaagaatatatacattcttccaagtcctttatatcgaattgtttggacaaccatacccttacttctgacaacattttgatattgtttccaactaccaaaaatgttatctacgtatagtacaagaaataccaccacgcttccatcacaccttttgtatacacaagacttatccagttactaaatgaatccaaaggtctggattactttgataaactggatgttccaagaccttgaagctttgtatcagtccatagactgattgaacttgcacacaagatgctcttagccctttgcaatgaacccttctggttgctttatatggatgctttcttcaaaacttccattaaggaatgctgtcttgacatccacttaccaaatatataaaagaatccggatagacttaagcatgactaccagtgaaaaagtttcctttttcatctagccttactttgaaagtttctaccttcctgtctatccctcttttcctattatagacctttttatacccaaaggcttttacaccatttggtggttctacaagcttccagattttattagaatacatatattctaattctgttattcattactctttgccaagatattgcatctttatcttggagtgtttcgtcatatgtccggagatcaggttcatgtcctccagggatcgagtccaaaaactctcccaaaacatgaatctttttaggttgctaaacaaccctcccactacgacaaggcactttctgcaattgtgtatcatttgtgatacgtgttgcagtttccttgtgatatctcatcttgtacagttggtactagattagacatgccttttgatatttccttaagaacaatttttcttatgggcacatggtttattacatagtccttttctaaaaatcggtcattgatgctaacaatgaccttctgatttttaagactataaacctactttcatttcactaggataacccacaaacaagtgaattcctgtccaacttatcattgtctctcttctgcatatgtgctggattacccgaatccgaatatgcttcgaaataggcttacgcctattcagcaattctatatgagtagagagttctgactttggaaggtactatattcacttccgtttccagagtatatcctaaaaatgattttggtaatattctaaataactcatcaatctacttatttccataagagtcttataccttcctttttcttcaccattctgttggggtgtaccaggtgcagttagttgggattgaatccctacttctgataagtgactcctaaattctcccaagaggtacttgccactatgttcttaccatagtgacttttactttgtcgtttctccacatcagcctcgtactctttgaactaatcaaagcacttagacttgcggcacatcaagtaaatatatccgtatctcaaatagttgtctataaaatagatgaaatatttgaaacaacctcttgcctggatgctcataggatcacacaaatcagaatgaaccaattccaatatatctttgactccataccccttagacttaaaagcttcttggttatttttccttccaagtaagactcgtaggttggaaagatttccactactaatgaacccaaaagttcatcagctaccaatgaatcctactcaagttaatataacctagccttagaagctaaagatataattggttcattttcgaaggttactttctcttaaagttagaagatgtgttactaattttcatttgttgcatagtgagagttattggatttataaattgccaaccaacgtaccagaacagataacttccctcattttcttaataacaactttgttattaaaagaggcagaatatcaagttctttgaatagtttagaaactgaaaactagttctttctaaacttggtgcgtaaagacaattactcaaaaatccatgttttgttcttatcaaaagataaacatctcccactgcaacagctaccattatcaataataattcattccactagagaactattattgaactaccgcaccaatcccaaattacgttttggactccttcttattatgagtgtgttagtctccctgtatttaagataacaaatgttcactaattaagtaagttactgacaactcatttaattaatatctagctccaagagtagtaccactcaacttcatcgtcatgtcggactaagtccacctgcagggtttaacatgacaatccttatgagctcctcttggggatattctcaacttagattactaggacacagtttccttctataatcaacaacacacactataagtgatatcatttcccaacttatcgagcttattgattcatcgaactaaatctcacccattgataaattaaagaaataaatatcaaatatatgtgcttgttattatattaggattaagagcacacacttccataataaccgaggtctttgtttctttataaagtcagtataaaagaaacgacctcaaatggtcctactcaatacactctaagtgtactagtgtaattatatagttaagataaactaacacctaattacactacgatcttccaatggtttgttcctttccatcatggtcgtgagccactgtttataatttataaggaaccgataacatgatcttctgtgtgtgacaccacacaccatgttatctacaatataaattaattgagcaactacatttatcataaatgtagacatttgaccaatgtgattcttatttctagataaatgttcataccgaaagctaggcttttagtatacactctaataatcagAACAAGTCTCTTGACTTAAAGTTTCATGTTGAACTTGCTCATCATCTTTCTCAAAAAAATTAGATTCATCTACAATGAGAGGTTCAAGAATCTCTTCATTATTATTGTTAACCATTTCATCCATATTGACAGGTTCAAGAACTTTATCATCATCATTTAATCCCATATCCTCTTTGTTATTCAGCAAATTTTCAGCCACATTTTTACTCTCTACAAGATTGGGAGTAAAGTACTTATTCATATCTCCAGCTTGACTTTAAATTAATGATTCTATTCTcagctttcttttcttcttttgatATCCAGACATGTACTTGGGAGACATGGTATATGAATTTGCTTAacaaacaaagaaaatataatttcAAGTTACAGATAAATGCTCAAGTTTAGTTAAGTTAAGACATATATATTCATATTGATATAAATACACAAATTTCCTATAACACAACAAATTAAAATTCACATATTCTACACAATACTAAGTTGGTGGTCATCCAATtccaaaatctaaaaattaatttcagaatattaattcACTACAAAAATTCTCAATTCTAAAACCTAGAAATTAATTTCAGCATCATAATTTAAGCAAGAGGTACAAAGAAAGATTTCATATATTATATATACTAACCTATAGAGTGTAGACAGTAGGTTTTACAATTTTGATGGAGTTCTCTACACTAATTctgaatttatgatgaaaagctCAAACACTCCAAAGTAGCAAATTAAATAAAAAGCAATTCATGGAAAACCGAACACAGAAGAAGGATTCATACAAACCAACCATCAAATTAATGAAAAATCAATAAGAAATAGATAAATATTTACTATTTTACTTCAAAGACCAATAATCAATCcttcaaattaaaagaaaaattaaactaaattaaaaaaaaaccaacTTGGCAATCTAAATACCTAATAACCTAATCCAACATGAAAATCATCATCACTTAAAGCTAGGCAGCTAGCATATATATATTTGCATCGTTCTAAAAACCAATCTTGTTGAAATTTCAACCATATAGATCTTTGGTATGCAGTATGCTAGGCACACGAAGCAAAAActttgtacacttgacaacctaataaataaatcatcaaaataattttttgcacATTAATTAACATGGAGAGATGGAGGAACACTCACTGTTGTGTAGCagttgaaaattctcaaaattggaAGTATAAATAGCAAAGAGAGAATTTACGAGCTTTTTTGCAGAACTAAAGGGTTTCGGTAGAGGAGAAGTcacgattttttaaaaataaaacatgtaagTAAATAAGTTAAGTGGATTGTAGAATATGAGCCTATTAAGCTATTAATTCTCATTAATACAAACTCTAAAAAATGAGCCCTAAAAAATATGAGGCCCGAGTCCATTGACTCTGCAGCCTCATGCAAGGAGCGGCCTTGCATAGATTTAGTGTGACGTGGTAGTATATTCAGATTGTCATCCAGACACCTATGGTTTGAACCTTAGCTACGacgtatttgtaagaattttttctccaaatagaGGGCATAACCAAATGATGCTAGGCTTCTGGGCTGGCCGCCGCGTGTATTTCCTGATTTATCCCAGTGACCGGTGAGAAACTTTCGTGGGACCGAATGGGTCACCTCaaagatagtcaatgaggctaactgagattatttttatttttttacataggATTAGTACTTTAATAATATATTGTTATATGAAAGTAGTGATGAGGTATAAAAGTTTTCCTATCTAAAGAGACCATTTGATCACCGTGACCTTCATTTTGTTGTGGAGCCGATGTGAAAAATAATTGGGATGAGTGAGTCCTTTTTTTGTCATATGGTTGAAGCCTTGCTACCTGGGCCATGGTGCATCGGCATGACGTCTATGTAATCTCTCAAATATTCACAATTTAACTCCCAACTGTGGCGTACCGTAAGATATTTTCCTCCAACAGGATGATAAACCAGAGTGTTGGGCCACCAACTATAAGTATTTTTGGATTTACCCTATTGACGGATGAGAAATTTTCATGTGATCCACTGATTTTCTAAGATTAGTCAGTGTGAAGGACTGAATACTGAATGTTGGCTAAAAAAAATGACTGAAGCCTTATTACCTGCTATGGTGTAGTGTTAAGTACCCATTAGAATTTCTCATACACCTAGGTTTAAAACACAGGGAGTGCAAAAAATTTGCATCGCGTATTTGAATCACTTGGATTGATGGCTCATTGTATGAATTGTCACTTGTGCTTCGATATTTATCTTGATGattgatagaaaatttttatagaatcGAATAGATTACCTCTAAAATTAATGGGATGGTAAAAACTAAGTATTATCATGAAACCTAAATACCAGGATTACCAAATAATGAAATCTTCATTGCTTAGTTTATAAAACTCAATGAAAATTTAGTTTAGTATTCGTTAATAATCACTTTCTTATGAACTAGGATCAAGGCTACTAATCGTGCATGGGCCATATTGGGCTAAACCCATCGCGAACCATGAATCATTGCTCCTCCAGAACTGCAATGAGACAGCGGCTATACGATGGACTGTAGCCCTTTTCCTCGGCCCATTCCTTAGCCCATATGCCAAGGAGCTTCTTTCATTTGGTAAACCAGAAAAGTCTATTATTTAAATATAACAGAGAATAGATTTTAATTCACTCTAGATATTAACTCTAAATTCTTGTTAACATGTGCGTTGATCGCCATAGATCGACTTCGACTCCAATGCCACTACGGACGTGCtagaaattttagattttttttcattgAATAAATACACAATTCGTATCAACCAATTACAAATCAGTGTTCAGTTTTTTATTTCACCAGAAGTTTTTTTTAAGtcgaaaggaaaagaaaacgggCAAGCACTGTTCATGGTAAGGTGCAAGGTATAATTATATATCCACGACTTTCCCACCAAAGCCATCAGACCTACTCTTATAATATTAATCACGAGACGTTTAATTACGagttaagttaaatataattCCATCATGtagaaactaaataaataaaatattggcAGCTGTGGAAACAATTTCGTGGAGAATTGATTCATCCATTAACCCAAGAACAAGCTAAAAAAAAGGATGGGAAATTGTCAATAATTAATCAATCGAACcaactatatatatttttatatgccCAAAATAAACCACCAAATTTGTATAAATCGTCTTGAATCCTCATCGATCATAGATATTAGAATTCCTCTCAATTAATGGCTTCCAGTGCTTTTCTCCTCGGGGCAGTGCCATGTCTCCTCACCCTTTCACTCTGTTTGTCTACTTGTCGTAGCACGCCGATAGATGGAAGTAAATCACTATTTTTGCATAAATTAAtttgtatatatatgtatatatatcctGTTTCAAAccctaattttatttttattatttcataAAGATGCAGATGAAAATCCAAGCGACGTTGCCGAGAAGGCGATGTCATGCTTCCTCGATCATAATGTgagtataattaattaaatatgaaataTCTGCATATACTAATTacatgttttatatatatatatatatataaatataacaaaaattGAAGATCTATGTGAGATGCCAAGACTCGTACAGACTGAAGGAGCAAGGGGAGATCGACGTGCCGCCTCAGGCCACTGATGAGTTCTGCCACGGCCCGTGCCTCGTGGAGACGAAGCTTGTGCTCGCCTGCGTCGAGAAGAAGCTTCAAGACTTCCAGTTCTACAACGGGGCGACCGTCCTTGACATCAAGTACAGTCTCCACACTGGCTGTGGCCACACCAGCAAGCGAGGTACCGCAGGCTGCAGCTCGCTCAGTGAAACAGAACAAAGACCAACATCTAGCTTTTTATTTACGCAGGTGACTTCACGGTGAAGAATGATAGCGAGGATTCAAAAGTGGTGCCCAAGGCTCATCCCGGTGCACATCTGGACTACGATGACTATTTCGATCATGGCAACAAGCTATCGGTTCCAGTAGTTTACTACTTGATGCTCGGCTTAGTTCTACTTCTCTGGAGCTAGACGCATGCACGCAGATGGCTCATTGATATATGTTCTTCATTGTCTTCAGAATTACAATGCATTAGTATGGATTAAATTTCGAGATTAAAGCTTCTTGTAATATTGTAATTGATCTACTACACATCCTAATAATTAAGTAGTGTGTGATATCTGAGCAACTTAATTCCACATGAACTCAAGAGGTTCCAGAGTCCTTTTCTACTTGATAAGAGTGAAAACGACAGGTGTAGATGGATTAGAATGAGGAGGAGAATCCAAAACTTCCTAGTCGAATGCCCCCATCATCTTTGTTCGAGTGTCACCGTCATCATGTTATGGTACATTTATCATGTTCTGATCATATGATTTGTCTAAATATTTTCAAGCAGGACGGACATATCAATTTAGTTAAGACTTAACTAGCATATACAATTTTCAGTTTAACCAGCTAattaaactctttttttttttaaacaagaaAACAGACAGAGAAGCATGCATGGGAGCATTTGAAGCTAGCGTACGTTTAATGCCAACAGTTAACGGCAGTTGGGAATGAAGTGCCTTGATGCCCTCGTATGATATATTACTTGAAGACAAAAAGACAATATGGGAATGGGATGAGATGAGGCTTCCTTATCCTAAATGCTACGATACCTATCTCAGTCTCTTTTAACTTTATTAAAATGCTACACACTAAATGGATCTCAATGGCATACCTGTAATATAGCCCATAAGCTAACACAGTACATTGATTGATGGGTATCGGACCAAAATAATTAAGCCTGACGACTTTGTTCGATTTCATAGAGTAGAAATTAAAATGGTATGGCTTTTGATCCTCTACCAAAAAGGAAGATAAATGGTAATCAAATTTGTACAGAAATGGATGGATCTACTACCTCTCTTGATGCGATGCGAAGCGAAGTGGGTGGTTGATTTTTGTTTACTTGGAGGCGACGGGATTGAGGGCCTTGGTGAGGATGTTGAAGGCGGTGTAACCTCGCGAGGTGAAGCCCAAGCAGCTAAGCAGGCCTTGGCGGTACGGCAGGAACGTCCGCCGCCTCATCTCCTCCGCCTGCGCACGGCTGGCCGTGTAATGCCTCTCGTGCGCGGAAGCGGCTGCCGCGGCCCTCGTCGGTCTCCGCCGCGTTGCCACCCCGTTTGTCAGCCTCTTCGAGGTCCGTGTCTTGGTTTGCTCCGCCGCTGGAGACGAAGTTGCTGATGCCTGCGGTGAGGAGGCCGAGCTCGGCAACGAGGGCTTCGATTTAGCGGACGGGGAGAAGGAGATCGAGCGCCAGAACCTATCCTTCTCGCCGCCGCTGTCCCGCTCGCTCCCTTCGCTTTTGCTCCGGTGGAGCAGGAAGTCTTTGAGAAAGATCCATCTCTTGGAGCTCCTTCCTCCGGAGGAGGTGGAAGAGGTGGAGGAGGAACGGGACGACGACGCCGACTCCGGCGTCGTCGCCGCCGCCGGTTTATTCGAATCTTTGTCGATAATTTCTAGCCTCTTCGCCTCTTCTCGCTTCTccatcttttcttcttcttgccacTGGAAGCGAGGGCTTCGAAGGGGAGACATGGATCTAGTCCTCCGATGTAGGGATCTGCTCCGCATCCTCATCCCTCGCCCCCttccatcctcctcctcctcctcctccgtcaTTTCGCCTTCCTCCTCGTCGCCATCCAGCAGAGGCGCGAGGCGCTGCGGACGCAGAAGGTGGGAGGAGAGCCTCAAGGGGCGGATCTGGCCGTCGAGGAAGAGCTCGTCGGCGGAGGTCATCGCCCCGCCTCCGATGGTGCCGTCGAACTCGAAGGGCCCGGCGGACCAGCCATCGTCGACCGTGGCACGGGCAGGGGCCGCGTCTGAGGAGAACGAATAGGGCGGGGAGGAGAGGACGTAGTGGACGGGGCTGGCGGGGCAGCTGAAGAAGTAGCCACCAGGCGCATCAGGACCTGGGCTGCCTACCGCGTCGCCAATTAGGTGGTGCGCAGGGGAGAAGGCAGCGCAATCGAGGGTTTCGCCATTGTCAAAGCTACCGAGCTCCATCTCAGTTCCTCTTCGAGCAGGAGAAGATGAGGGCAattgaaataaatagaaa belongs to Zingiber officinale cultivar Zhangliang unplaced genomic scaffold, Zo_v1.1 ctg149, whole genome shotgun sequence and includes:
- the LOC122036383 gene encoding uncharacterized protein LOC122036383; translated protein: MELGSFDNGETLDCAAFSPAHHLIGDAVGSPGPDAPGGYFFSCPASPVHYVLSSPPYSFSSDAAPARATVDDGWSAGPFEFDGTIGGGAMTSADELFLDGQIRPLRLSSHLLRPQRLAPLLDGDEEEGEMTEEEEEEDGRGRGMRMRSRSLHRRTRSMSPLRSPRFQWQEEEKMEKREEAKRLEIIDKDSNKPAAATTPESASSSRSSSTSSTSSGGRSSKRWIFLKDFLLHRSKSEGSERDSGGEKDRFWRSISFSPSAKSKPSLPSSASSPQASATSSPAAEQTKTRTSKRLTNGVATRRRPTRAAAAASAHERHYTASRAQAEEMRRRTFLPYRQGLLSCLGFTSRGYTAFNILTKALNPVASK
- the LOC122036384 gene encoding uncharacterized protein LOC122036384, with protein sequence MASSAFLLGAVPCLLTLSLCLSTCRSTPIDGNADENPSDVAEKAMSCFLDHNIYVRCQDSYRLKEQGEIDVPPQATDEFCHGPCLVETKLVLACVEKKLQDFQFYNGATVLDIKYSLHTGCGHTSKRGDFTVKNDSEDSKVVPKAHPGAHLDYDDYFDHGNKLSVPVVYYLMLGLVLLLWS